A DNA window from Mycolicibacter terrae contains the following coding sequences:
- a CDS encoding alpha/beta hydrolase family protein → MTEIIREFIGLPSPTADRAGAGGHPCQGLYHRAAGHNPDVAMIATHYQIDFSEHYLADFMAARGIGFLGWNTRFRGFESNFLLDHALVDIGVGVRWLREVAGVKTVVLLGNSGGGSLMAAYQSQAHHPNVTPLPGMRPAAGLTDLLPADGYVASAAHPGRPEVLTAWMDGAVVDENDPVQSDPDLDIFAEGNGPPYAPEFITRYRAAQVARNHAITDWAEAELKRIGAEGFSDRPFSVMRTWADPRMVDPTLEPTTRAPNMCYAGVPVKANRSARGIAASCTLRNWLGMWSLRTAQTSAEPHLGRIHEPALVINAEADTGVFPSDAERIHAGLAATDKTLRSVDTDHYFATPGARDIQADIIAEWIGQRWG, encoded by the coding sequence ATGACGGAGATCATCCGGGAGTTCATCGGCCTGCCGTCTCCCACCGCGGACCGCGCCGGGGCCGGAGGACACCCCTGTCAGGGCCTGTATCACCGTGCCGCAGGCCATAATCCGGATGTGGCGATGATCGCCACCCACTACCAGATCGACTTCAGCGAGCACTACCTCGCCGATTTCATGGCTGCCCGCGGGATCGGCTTTCTGGGTTGGAACACCCGCTTCCGCGGCTTCGAAAGCAACTTTCTGCTCGACCACGCCCTGGTGGACATCGGGGTCGGCGTCCGGTGGTTGCGCGAGGTGGCCGGCGTGAAGACGGTGGTGCTGCTGGGTAACTCCGGCGGCGGGTCATTGATGGCGGCCTACCAGTCGCAGGCGCATCACCCCAACGTCACGCCGCTGCCCGGGATGCGGCCCGCGGCCGGGCTCACCGACCTGCTACCCGCCGACGGCTACGTCGCCAGTGCCGCCCACCCCGGGCGTCCCGAGGTGCTGACCGCCTGGATGGACGGTGCCGTCGTCGACGAGAACGACCCCGTGCAGTCCGATCCCGACCTCGACATCTTCGCCGAGGGTAACGGCCCGCCCTACGCACCGGAATTCATCACCCGCTACCGCGCCGCACAGGTCGCCCGCAACCACGCCATCACCGACTGGGCCGAAGCCGAGCTGAAACGCATTGGCGCCGAGGGGTTCTCCGACCGACCGTTCAGCGTGATGCGGACGTGGGCCGACCCGCGCATGGTCGACCCGACCCTGGAGCCCACCACTCGTGCGCCCAACATGTGCTACGCCGGTGTGCCGGTCAAGGCCAACCGGTCCGCGCGGGGTATCGCCGCGTCCTGCACCCTGCGCAACTGGCTCGGAATGTGGAGCCTGCGCACCGCCCAGACCAGCGCCGAACCGCACCTGGGCCGGATCCATGAGCCCGCGCTGGTGATCAACGCCGAGGCCGACACCGGGGTATTCCCGTCGGACGCCGAGCGCATTCACGCCGGCCTGGCCGCGACCGACAAGACCCTGCGCAGCGTCGACACCGACCACTACTTCGCCACCCCGGGTGCCCGCGACATTCAGGCCGACATCATCGCCGAGTGGATAGGCCAACGGTGGGGTTGA
- a CDS encoding oxygenase MpaB family protein: MTASALLQQVERPVSAPPDPSRRRAPRQRGGLDMSDGLFGMSLIAGSANVIMQLARPGVGYGVVESKVDSGRADLHPIKRARTTIGYLAVVALGTEAERQAFKKAVDSAHRQVRSTKGSPVKYNAFDPELQLWVAACLYKGSVDLYRMFYGEIDEEEADQQYQEAKIFGTALQMNEEMWPADRAAFDKYWQDQLDSNIHIDGRVRDYLYRIAAARMRGLTLPGPLHKLVEGPMLFITTGFLPQRFRDEMRLPWDANKQRQFDALIALLRIVNNATPGPVRRFPFNALMTDMRWRMRTGRPLV, encoded by the coding sequence ATGACGGCAAGCGCATTGCTTCAGCAGGTCGAGCGGCCGGTCAGTGCACCACCGGACCCGAGCCGTCGCCGCGCTCCCAGGCAGCGCGGGGGCCTGGACATGTCCGACGGCCTGTTCGGTATGTCGTTGATAGCCGGCTCGGCCAACGTGATCATGCAGTTGGCGCGCCCGGGTGTGGGCTACGGGGTGGTGGAGAGCAAGGTCGACAGCGGCCGCGCCGATCTGCACCCGATCAAGCGGGCCCGCACCACGATCGGCTACCTGGCGGTGGTGGCCCTGGGCACCGAGGCCGAACGGCAGGCGTTCAAGAAGGCGGTCGACAGCGCCCATCGTCAGGTCCGCTCCACCAAGGGCAGCCCGGTCAAGTACAACGCCTTCGACCCGGAACTGCAGTTGTGGGTGGCGGCGTGCTTGTACAAGGGATCGGTCGACCTCTACCGGATGTTCTACGGCGAGATCGACGAGGAGGAGGCCGACCAGCAATACCAAGAGGCCAAGATCTTCGGCACCGCGTTGCAGATGAACGAGGAGATGTGGCCGGCCGACCGAGCGGCGTTCGACAAGTACTGGCAGGACCAGCTGGACTCCAACATCCACATCGATGGGCGGGTCCGCGACTACCTGTACCGCATCGCCGCGGCCCGGATGCGTGGGCTGACCCTGCCCGGCCCGCTGCACAAGCTGGTGGAAGGGCCGATGCTGTTCATCACGACCGGCTTTCTGCCGCAACGGTTCCGAGACGAGATGCGGCTGCCGTGGGATGCCAACAAACAGCGTCAGTTCGACGCCCTGATCGCACTGTTGCGGATCGTCAACAACGCCACGCCGGGGCCAGTGCGACGCTTCCCGTTCAACGCCTTGATGACCGACATGCGGTGGCGGATGCGGACCGGCCGGCCGCTGGTGTGA
- the selB gene encoding selenocysteine-specific translation elongation factor: protein MFVVATAGHVDHGKSTLVRALTGMEPDRWAEERRRGLTIDLGFAWTRLPSGRQVAFVDVPGHERFLPNTLAGLGPAPAVCFVVASDEGWCAQSDDHRDAVAALGVSHGLVVLTRADRATAQRVDEVSEQARIELAQTGLRDAPVVAVSAVDGTGLDRLRTALDDVLAGVPAPRADGRVRLWVDRVFPVSGAGTVVTGTLTSGTLTRGDHLDLLAGDRLAPVDVRGLQCCGEPMTTVGPTARVAVNLRGIAVDAVHRGAALTTPDSWRRTGIIDVRRSTGAGLGTAPEQLTVHIGTAAIPARLRRFDDDHARLTLQRPLPLIPGDRLLLRNPGSRRLLGGALVLDADPPALHRRGDASRRSAALAEMDLTDHTGRAYAEVARRGAVTRQRLHILGCDYTTVPAHVRVIGDWWVHAPTYDAWRERLQTEVHELRQRDPLAAGLSRGAAVDVLALPDPALLDDVVYSTGLEQHHGLIRLPGPPGDLGPADAAIAELESRLAADPFHAPEADDLAALHLGSRELAAAERVGRLLRLTDHLVLLPTAPAMAMRELARLDQPFTASQARQALHTTRRVMIPLLEYLDARGWTRRIDAVQREVVR, encoded by the coding sequence ATGTTCGTAGTCGCCACCGCCGGCCACGTCGATCACGGCAAATCCACCCTGGTGCGCGCGCTCACCGGCATGGAGCCCGACCGCTGGGCCGAGGAGCGCCGCCGCGGGCTCACCATCGATCTGGGGTTCGCCTGGACCAGGCTGCCGTCCGGCCGGCAGGTGGCTTTCGTCGACGTGCCGGGCCACGAGCGGTTTCTGCCCAATACCCTGGCCGGGCTCGGTCCCGCCCCGGCGGTGTGCTTCGTGGTCGCCTCCGACGAGGGTTGGTGTGCGCAATCCGATGATCACCGCGACGCCGTTGCCGCCCTGGGTGTTTCGCACGGCCTGGTGGTGCTCACCCGCGCCGATCGCGCCACCGCGCAACGTGTCGATGAAGTGTCGGAGCAAGCCCGAATCGAGCTGGCCCAGACCGGCCTGCGCGATGCCCCGGTCGTCGCCGTGTCGGCGGTCGACGGAACCGGGCTGGACCGGCTGCGCACCGCCCTCGACGACGTACTGGCCGGCGTGCCTGCGCCTCGAGCCGACGGGCGGGTGCGGCTATGGGTGGATCGGGTGTTTCCGGTCAGCGGTGCCGGGACGGTCGTGACCGGCACGCTGACTTCCGGCACGCTGACCCGTGGCGACCACCTGGACCTGCTCGCCGGGGATCGACTTGCGCCGGTGGACGTCCGCGGTCTGCAGTGCTGCGGTGAACCGATGACCACTGTTGGGCCCACAGCTCGGGTCGCGGTCAACCTGCGTGGCATCGCCGTCGATGCGGTGCATCGCGGTGCCGCCTTGACCACGCCGGACAGTTGGCGCCGCACCGGAATCATCGACGTGCGGCGCAGCACCGGAGCTGGGCTGGGCACGGCGCCGGAACAGCTCACCGTGCACATCGGAACCGCGGCGATACCGGCGAGATTGCGGCGTTTCGACGACGACCATGCCCGGCTCACCCTGCAGCGCCCGCTGCCGCTCATCCCCGGCGACCGATTGCTGCTGCGCAACCCCGGCAGCCGCCGCCTGCTCGGCGGGGCGCTGGTGCTCGACGCCGACCCGCCCGCCCTGCACCGGCGCGGCGACGCGAGCCGGCGGTCCGCCGCACTGGCCGAAATGGATCTGACTGATCACACCGGCCGGGCGTACGCCGAGGTGGCGCGGCGCGGCGCCGTCACCCGACAGCGACTGCACATCCTGGGCTGCGACTACACCACGGTGCCCGCCCACGTCCGAGTGATCGGCGACTGGTGGGTGCATGCCCCCACCTACGACGCCTGGCGGGAGCGCCTGCAGACCGAAGTGCACGAACTGCGGCAGCGAGATCCGTTGGCCGCCGGGCTCTCCCGGGGTGCAGCCGTGGACGTGTTAGCCCTCCCCGATCCGGCCCTGCTCGACGACGTCGTCTACAGCACCGGCCTGGAGCAGCACCACGGGCTGATCCGGCTGCCCGGCCCGCCCGGCGATCTGGGACCGGCCGACGCCGCGATCGCCGAGCTCGAATCGCGGTTGGCCGCCGATCCGTTCCATGCACCGGAAGCCGACGACCTGGCCGCGCTGCACCTGGGCTCCCGTGAGCTGGCCGCGGCCGAACGGGTCGGGCGGCTGTTGCGGCTCACCGATCACCTGGTGCTGTTGCCGACCGCGCCCGCCATGGCGATGCGGGAGCTTGCTCGGCTGGATCAGCCGTTCACCGCCAGCCAGGCCCGGCAAGCGCTGCACACCACCCGACGGGTGATGATCCCGCTACTGGAGTACCTCGACGCTCGGGGCTGGACCCGGCGGATCGATGCCGTCCAGCGCGAAGTGGTGCGCTAA
- a CDS encoding TetR/AcrR family transcriptional regulator, whose protein sequence is MMGMVDTNVSGTRPYGGVDAADRRASRRARLLEAGLDLLGAEVPQIPELTVRGICRQAGLTARYFYESFADKDEFVSAVFDSVIADLAAKTQSIVTSAPPDQQTRAGIANIVRTIVGDARIGRLLFSVHLSNAVVVRKRVESSALLAMLSGQHAGTALRLPENDRIKAAGHFVVGGVAQTISAWLAGEVRFKPESLIEQLAALLDKLGDPSLYRD, encoded by the coding sequence ATGATGGGCATGGTCGACACCAATGTCTCGGGAACGCGCCCGTACGGCGGTGTCGACGCCGCCGACCGGCGTGCATCGCGTCGGGCCCGGCTCCTAGAGGCCGGACTCGATCTGCTCGGGGCCGAGGTGCCGCAGATCCCCGAGTTGACGGTGCGCGGTATCTGCCGGCAGGCCGGCCTGACCGCGCGCTATTTCTACGAAAGCTTCGCCGACAAAGACGAATTCGTCAGTGCGGTCTTCGACTCCGTCATCGCCGACCTGGCTGCCAAGACACAGTCGATCGTGACGTCGGCGCCGCCCGACCAGCAGACCCGGGCCGGCATCGCCAACATCGTGCGGACCATCGTCGGCGATGCGCGGATCGGGCGGCTGTTGTTCAGCGTGCATCTGAGCAACGCGGTCGTCGTGCGCAAGCGGGTGGAATCCAGCGCACTGCTGGCGATGTTGTCCGGTCAGCACGCCGGCACCGCCCTGCGCCTGCCGGAGAACGACCGGATCAAGGCCGCTGGACACTTCGTCGTCGGCGGGGTGGCCCAGACGATCAGCGCCTGGCTGGCCGGCGAAGTGCGATTCAAACCCGAGTCGTTGATCGAGCAGTTGGCCGCGCTGTTGGACAAACTCGGCGATCCGAGCCTGTATCGGGACTAG
- a CDS encoding VOC family protein produces MIKPRGVNAEFEISGINHVALVCADMARTVDFYSNVLGMPLVKSLDLPGGIGQHFFFDAGNGDCVAFFWFADAPDRVPGISSPAAIPGIGEITSAVSSMNHLAFHVPAEKFDAYRQRLKDKGVRVGPVLNHDMSDYQVSATLHPGVYVRSFYFFDPDGITLEFACWTKEFTADEEHATPKTQADRRVPAAP; encoded by the coding sequence ATGATCAAACCGCGCGGTGTCAACGCCGAGTTCGAGATCAGCGGAATCAATCACGTCGCGTTGGTCTGTGCCGACATGGCGCGAACGGTCGACTTCTACAGCAATGTGCTCGGCATGCCGCTGGTCAAGTCACTGGACCTGCCCGGCGGGATCGGTCAGCACTTCTTCTTCGATGCCGGCAACGGTGACTGCGTCGCGTTCTTCTGGTTCGCCGACGCTCCCGACCGCGTACCTGGAATCTCATCGCCGGCCGCCATTCCCGGCATCGGTGAGATCACCAGCGCGGTGAGCAGCATGAACCACCTCGCGTTCCACGTGCCGGCCGAGAAGTTCGATGCTTATCGCCAGCGCCTCAAGGACAAGGGTGTGCGCGTCGGCCCCGTCCTCAATCACGACATGTCCGACTACCAGGTCAGCGCAACCCTGCACCCCGGCGTCTATGTGCGGTCGTTCTACTTCTTCGACCCGGATGGAATTACGTTGGAATTCGCCTGTTGGACAAAAGAATTCACTGCAGACGAGGAGCACGCCACACCGAAGACCCAGGCCGACCGGCGGGTTCCGGCGGCACCCTAG
- a CDS encoding TetR/AcrR family transcriptional regulator — MAPLSEQPAPRAPLPTHRGRRTQAAIDSAARSVIARKGVLATTIADIAAEAGRSAASFYNYYDSKEAMVREWALRFRDEAGERASSAVRHGLSNRERIEQAAAAHWHTYRNRLAEMVGVSQLAMVNDDFARYWAEICAVPASFIVEMVKRAQSDGYCADDDPELLAVAIVSMLNQFCYVQLATPRPAGSEPADPDDDACIRTLANVFYRAIYAEEGS; from the coding sequence GTGGCGCCCCTCTCCGAGCAGCCCGCTCCGCGCGCCCCGTTACCCACCCACCGGGGCCGGCGCACCCAGGCCGCGATCGACTCGGCGGCGCGCTCGGTGATCGCCCGCAAAGGTGTCCTGGCCACGACCATCGCCGACATCGCCGCCGAGGCCGGCCGGTCGGCGGCGTCGTTCTACAACTACTACGACTCCAAAGAGGCCATGGTCCGCGAGTGGGCACTGCGATTTCGCGACGAGGCCGGCGAACGCGCATCCAGCGCGGTGCGCCACGGCCTGTCCAACCGGGAGCGGATCGAGCAGGCCGCCGCCGCGCACTGGCACACCTACCGCAACCGGTTGGCCGAGATGGTCGGGGTCTCCCAGCTGGCGATGGTCAACGACGACTTCGCCCGGTACTGGGCGGAAATATGCGCGGTACCAGCGTCTTTCATCGTCGAAATGGTCAAGCGCGCCCAATCCGACGGCTACTGCGCCGACGACGACCCGGAACTGCTCGCGGTGGCGATCGTGTCGATGCTCAACCAGTTCTGCTACGTCCAACTGGCCACGCCGCGTCCCGCGGGCTCCGAGCCGGCCGACCCCGATGACGACGCCTGCATCCGCACCCTGGCCAACGTGTTCTATCGGGCCATCTACGCCGAGGAAGGTTCTTAG
- the selA gene encoding L-seryl-tRNA(Sec) selenium transferase gives MSQIDPRRGIPRTDALLTLPAVAEARTRLGDHVVRALVRDAQDRARRGDLDPEQVKSSLLEQLSHSSATTLRPVLNATGVVVHTNLGRAPLSKAAVDALVAASGYVDVELDLTTGARSQRGVAARAALRAACPAAEDALVVNNGAAALVLATTALSAGKEVVVSRGELIEIGAGFRLPDLIASTGAALREVGTTNRTHLRDYAEALGPQTGCILKVHPSNFAVLGFTAAVGLRELRPLASEYGVPLVADLGSGLLGPDPLLPEEPDAATALSDGADVVTASGDKLLGGPQAGMVLGRAEIITRLARHPLARAVRADKLALAALEATVAGAAAPVTQALHADPDHLRTRAERLAAAVGAGVVAHDGRVGGGGAPGVPLRGWAVRLPEAVAAALRTGEPAVLPRVHDGACLLDLRCVPPDDDERLLAAVRAALDRIG, from the coding sequence ACTGCTGACGCTGCCGGCGGTGGCCGAGGCACGCACCCGGCTGGGCGACCACGTCGTCCGCGCCCTGGTGCGCGACGCCCAGGACCGGGCGCGGCGCGGCGATCTTGATCCCGAGCAGGTGAAATCCTCTTTGCTGGAGCAGCTTTCGCACAGTTCGGCAACCACCCTGCGGCCGGTGCTCAACGCCACCGGCGTAGTGGTACACACCAACCTCGGTCGCGCCCCGCTATCGAAGGCGGCAGTCGATGCGCTGGTCGCGGCCAGCGGTTATGTGGACGTCGAACTCGACCTGACCACCGGCGCCCGGTCCCAGCGTGGTGTCGCCGCCCGGGCCGCGCTGCGGGCCGCCTGCCCGGCCGCCGAGGACGCGCTGGTGGTCAACAACGGTGCCGCCGCCCTGGTGTTGGCCACCACCGCGCTGTCGGCCGGCAAAGAGGTGGTGGTCAGCCGGGGTGAGCTGATCGAGATCGGAGCCGGCTTCCGGCTGCCGGACCTGATCGCATCCACCGGCGCGGCGCTGCGCGAAGTGGGCACCACCAACCGCACCCACCTGCGCGACTACGCCGAAGCCCTCGGCCCACAAACCGGCTGCATCCTCAAGGTGCATCCCAGCAACTTCGCCGTGCTCGGCTTCACCGCCGCCGTCGGACTGCGCGAATTACGGCCACTGGCAAGCGAATACGGCGTCCCACTGGTAGCCGACCTGGGCAGCGGCCTGCTGGGGCCCGACCCGTTGCTGCCCGAGGAGCCGGATGCGGCCACCGCGCTCTCCGACGGCGCCGATGTCGTCACTGCCAGCGGCGACAAGCTGCTCGGCGGGCCGCAGGCCGGAATGGTGTTGGGCCGCGCCGAGATCATCACCCGGCTCGCGCGGCACCCGCTGGCTCGTGCCGTCCGCGCCGACAAGCTCGCACTGGCCGCACTGGAGGCAACCGTCGCCGGCGCGGCCGCCCCGGTGACCCAGGCGCTGCACGCCGACCCGGATCACTTGCGCACCCGGGCTGAACGGTTGGCTGCCGCGGTAGGGGCCGGCGTGGTCGCCCACGACGGCCGGGTCGGTGGCGGTGGCGCCCCCGGCGTACCCCTGCGGGGCTGGGCGGTCCGGCTGCCCGAGGCCGTCGCCGCCGCGCTGCGCACCGGCGAGCCCGCGGTACTGCCCCGGGTACACGACGGCGCCTGCCTGCTCGATCTGCGCTGCGTTCCGCCGGATGACGATGAGCGACTGCTGGCCGCGGTACGGGCCGCCCTCGACCGGATCGGCTGA
- a CDS encoding acyl-CoA dehydrogenase produces MPIAITSEHQDLADSVRSLLTRAVPSELLHAAMDTPVENPPPYWRAAAEQGLAGVHLSEQVGGQGFGILELAVVLAEFGYGAVPGPFVPSAIASALIAAHDPAAAELAGLATGETIAAYTLSQGLTATAHSDGLVIRGEARAVAAAAEASLLVLPVAIDSGEAWVVLGADQLEIEPVTSVDPLRPIAHVRANGVEVADTAVLSNLSRVRAHALISTLLSAEAVGVARWATDTAAEYAKIREQFGRPIGQFQAIKHKCAEMIATTERATAAVWDAARAIDEADKNGWDAAGATVQFATAVAATLAPEAVQRCTQDCIQVHGGIGFTWEHDAGVYYRRALILAASFGRRADYPQQVLDTATAGGMRKIDIDLDPETEKLRAEISAEVAALKAMPHDERTVAIAEGGWVLPYLPKPWGRAAEPIEQIIIEQEFTAGRVRRQAMGIAAWLIPSIVAFGTDEQKQRFLPPTFRGEMVWCQLFSEPGAGSDLASLTTKATKVDGGWRISGQKIWTSAAQFSSWGALLARTDTSAPKHDGITYFLLDMKSEGVTISPLRELTGGAMFNTVFIDDVFVPDELVLGEVNRGWEVSRNTLTAERVSIGGSEMPFLASLDGFVAFMRDGQFDQGEHRRAGELIAEGHAAKLLNLRSTLLTLAGQDPMPAAAVSKLLSMRTGQGYAEFAVGTFGGDAAIGDREQLPGKWAEYLLMSRATTIYGGTSEVQLNIIAERLLGLPRDP; encoded by the coding sequence ATGCCGATAGCGATCACTTCTGAGCATCAGGACCTGGCCGATTCCGTGCGGTCGCTGCTGACCCGGGCGGTGCCGTCCGAGTTGCTGCACGCGGCGATGGACACCCCGGTCGAGAATCCGCCGCCGTACTGGCGGGCCGCCGCCGAACAGGGTCTGGCCGGTGTGCACCTGTCCGAACAGGTCGGCGGGCAGGGTTTCGGCATCTTGGAGCTCGCGGTGGTGCTGGCCGAATTCGGCTACGGCGCGGTGCCGGGCCCGTTCGTGCCCTCGGCGATAGCCAGCGCCCTGATCGCCGCACACGACCCGGCCGCCGCCGAGCTGGCCGGGCTGGCCACCGGCGAGACCATCGCCGCCTACACTCTCAGCCAGGGATTGACGGCCACCGCCCACTCCGACGGATTGGTGATCCGCGGCGAGGCCCGCGCCGTCGCGGCGGCCGCCGAGGCGTCCTTGCTGGTGCTGCCGGTGGCGATCGACAGCGGTGAGGCGTGGGTGGTGCTGGGCGCCGACCAACTCGAGATCGAACCGGTGACCAGTGTGGACCCGCTGCGTCCGATCGCCCACGTGCGGGCCAACGGTGTCGAGGTCGCCGACACGGCCGTCCTGAGCAACCTCAGCCGGGTGCGGGCACACGCGCTGATCTCCACGCTGCTGTCCGCCGAGGCGGTCGGGGTGGCCCGGTGGGCCACCGACACCGCCGCCGAGTACGCCAAGATCCGCGAACAGTTCGGCCGGCCGATCGGTCAGTTCCAGGCGATCAAGCACAAATGCGCCGAGATGATCGCCACCACCGAACGGGCCACCGCCGCGGTGTGGGATGCCGCCCGGGCGATCGACGAGGCCGACAAGAACGGCTGGGACGCCGCGGGTGCGACGGTGCAGTTCGCAACGGCCGTCGCGGCCACCCTGGCCCCGGAGGCGGTGCAACGCTGCACCCAGGACTGCATCCAGGTGCACGGCGGGATCGGCTTCACCTGGGAACACGACGCGGGCGTCTATTACCGGCGAGCGCTGATCCTGGCCGCCTCATTCGGCCGCCGCGCCGACTACCCGCAGCAGGTCCTCGACACCGCCACCGCCGGCGGGATGCGCAAGATCGACATCGACCTGGACCCTGAGACCGAGAAGCTGCGCGCCGAGATCAGCGCCGAGGTGGCCGCACTCAAGGCCATGCCGCACGACGAGCGCACCGTGGCGATCGCCGAGGGCGGTTGGGTGTTGCCCTACCTGCCGAAGCCGTGGGGGCGGGCCGCCGAGCCGATCGAGCAGATCATCATCGAGCAGGAGTTCACCGCCGGGCGGGTGCGCCGACAGGCGATGGGCATCGCGGCGTGGCTGATCCCGTCGATCGTGGCATTCGGCACCGACGAGCAGAAGCAGCGCTTCCTGCCGCCCACGTTCCGAGGGGAAATGGTGTGGTGCCAACTGTTTTCCGAGCCCGGCGCGGGTTCGGACCTGGCCAGCCTGACCACCAAGGCCACCAAGGTGGACGGCGGTTGGCGGATCAGCGGTCAGAAGATCTGGACGTCGGCCGCGCAGTTCTCCAGCTGGGGGGCTCTGCTGGCACGCACCGACACCTCGGCTCCCAAACATGACGGCATCACCTACTTCCTGCTGGACATGAAAAGCGAAGGCGTGACGATCAGTCCGCTGCGTGAACTCACCGGTGGGGCGATGTTCAACACGGTGTTCATCGACGACGTGTTCGTCCCGGATGAGTTGGTGCTCGGCGAGGTGAACCGGGGCTGGGAGGTCAGCCGCAACACGCTGACGGCCGAACGGGTCTCGATCGGCGGCTCGGAGATGCCGTTCCTGGCCAGCCTCGACGGGTTCGTGGCGTTCATGCGCGACGGCCAGTTCGATCAGGGCGAGCACCGCAGGGCCGGCGAGTTGATCGCCGAGGGGCACGCCGCCAAGCTGCTCAATCTGCGCTCGACGCTGTTGACGCTGGCCGGTCAGGACCCGATGCCGGCGGCGGCGGTGTCCAAGCTGCTGTCGATGCGCACCGGCCAGGGCTACGCCGAGTTCGCGGTGGGGACGTTCGGCGGCGACGCCGCGATCGGGGACCGCGAGCAGCTGCCGGGCAAGTGGGCCGAGTACCTGCTGATGAGCCGTGCCACAACGATTTACGGCGGCACCTCGGAGGTCCAGCTGAACATCATCGCCGAGCGTCTGCTGGGTCTGCCCCGCGATCCGTAA
- a CDS encoding 2-hydroxyacid dehydrogenase: MRVLAHFVPGPKVSDFVAPESDWLDIRWCAADDDTTFRRELTDAEVIWHVLRPLTGQDLRSGPRLRLVQKFGVGINTIDVDTATECGVAVANMPGANAASVAEGTVLLMLAVLRRLLPLDRSTRRGRGWPTDPDLGEYCRDIGGCTVGLVGYGSIAQRVAGMVTAMGARVLHTSTRDDGRPGWRPLPDLLTEADVLSLHVPLTEATAGLIDRAGLARMKPDAILINTSRGDVVDEPALAEALATGRLAGAGLDVFAVEPVGADNPLLGLDNVVLTPHVSWYTADTMRRYLTAAVDNCRRLRDGQPLAHVVNQPTGC; encoded by the coding sequence TTGAGGGTCCTGGCGCACTTCGTACCCGGCCCGAAGGTCAGCGATTTCGTTGCGCCCGAATCCGATTGGCTGGACATCCGGTGGTGTGCCGCCGACGACGACACCACCTTCCGTCGCGAACTGACTGATGCCGAGGTGATCTGGCATGTGCTGCGGCCGCTGACCGGGCAGGACCTGCGCAGCGGGCCCCGACTACGGCTGGTGCAGAAGTTCGGCGTCGGGATCAACACCATCGATGTCGACACCGCCACCGAATGCGGTGTCGCGGTGGCCAACATGCCGGGCGCCAACGCCGCATCGGTGGCCGAAGGCACCGTCCTGCTGATGCTGGCCGTGCTGCGCCGGCTGCTACCGCTGGATCGCTCGACCCGTCGGGGCCGCGGCTGGCCCACCGATCCCGATCTCGGTGAGTACTGCCGCGACATCGGCGGCTGCACCGTCGGCCTGGTCGGCTACGGCAGCATCGCCCAGCGGGTGGCCGGGATGGTGACCGCCATGGGCGCCCGCGTACTGCACACCAGCACCCGCGACGACGGTCGGCCCGGGTGGCGGCCGCTGCCGGATCTGCTGACCGAAGCCGACGTGTTGTCGCTGCACGTGCCGCTCACCGAGGCGACCGCGGGCCTGATCGACCGCGCCGGCTTGGCGCGCATGAAGCCGGACGCGATTCTGATCAACACCTCACGCGGTGACGTCGTCGACGAACCCGCCCTGGCCGAGGCACTGGCCACCGGACGGCTGGCCGGGGCGGGGCTCGACGTGTTTGCCGTCGAACCCGTCGGCGCGGACAACCCCCTGCTCGGCCTGGACAACGTGGTGCTGACCCCGCATGTCAGCTGGTATACCGCCGACACCATGCGCCGTTATCTGACCGCGGCCGTCGACAACTGCCGTCGGTTGCGAGACGGCCAACCCCTGGCCCACGTGGTCAACCAACCGACCGGTTGTTAG